One Dehalogenimonas sp. THU2 DNA segment encodes these proteins:
- a CDS encoding reductive dehalogenase, with the protein RDVRCAALADMVTGLQTAAPWDGPTGITPPQDKGAARWEGSPEENVQMLRAALHLAGAAQVGAMELNDHMLQIFDKGAVVFDDVEKGTQDEKKVYHIPKKAKYLLTYSIQQNYIQGLYQLREDEAYPGKLAMPMPLGRPAIHRAYGDGRYTEWQAMRFVKNLGYHAYKAGVRANVALGIFSGLGEQGRATYMMTPRSGLQTRITNYIITDLPLAPTNPIDFGGTKFCETCMRCAEKCPSDALGQQKEPTWDVGPGNRPGYRGWRVDWGKCIDVGAPSRCGVCHTLCPFNHPNEGIIHPVVRAVSATTPVFDSFFASMDRVFQYAEPKSPEELEAWWTRDLNNWRPDVTHGAGTFNW; encoded by the coding sequence CCGGGATGTCCGCTGCGCCGCGCTGGCCGATATGGTCACCGGCTTGCAGACCGCCGCCCCCTGGGACGGCCCCACCGGCATCACCCCGCCCCAGGACAAGGGCGCCGCCCGCTGGGAAGGCTCGCCTGAGGAGAATGTTCAGATGTTGCGTGCCGCCCTGCACCTGGCTGGCGCCGCTCAGGTCGGCGCCATGGAACTCAACGACCACATGCTGCAGATCTTCGACAAGGGCGCCGTCGTCTTCGATGATGTCGAAAAAGGCACCCAGGATGAGAAAAAAGTCTATCATATCCCCAAAAAAGCCAAATATCTTTTGACCTATTCCATCCAGCAGAACTACATACAAGGTCTCTACCAACTCCGTGAGGATGAAGCCTATCCCGGCAAACTGGCCATGCCCATGCCCCTGGGACGCCCCGCCATCCACCGCGCTTATGGCGACGGCCGCTACACCGAGTGGCAGGCGATGCGCTTCGTCAAGAACCTGGGTTACCATGCTTACAAAGCCGGTGTCCGTGCCAATGTAGCCCTGGGCATCTTCTCAGGTCTCGGCGAACAGGGACGCGCCACCTATATGATGACCCCGCGTTCCGGTCTACAAACCCGCATCACCAATTACATCATCACCGATTTACCTTTGGCTCCTACTAATCCCATCGACTTCGGCGGCACCAAGTTCTGCGAGACCTGCATGCGCTGCGCTGAAAAATGCCCCAGTGATGCCCTGGGTCAGCAGAAAGAACCCACCTGGGATGTCGGCCCCGGGAACCGCCCGGGTTACAGGGGATGGCGCGTAGACTGGGGCAAATGTATTGATGTCGGTGCTCCCTCCCGTTGCGGCGTCTGCCACACCCTTTGCCCGTTCAATCATCCAAATGAAGGAATCATCCATCCGGTGGTTCGGGCTGTTTCCGCCACCACTCCCGTCTTCGATAGTTTCTTCGCTTCGATGGACCGCGTCTTCCAATACGCCGAGCCCAAGAGCCCCGAGGAGCTGGAAGCCTGGTGGACCCGCGACCTGAATAATTGGAGGCCCGATGTCACCCATGGCGCCGGTACGTTTAATTGGTAG